In one Pungitius pungitius chromosome 13, fPunPun2.1, whole genome shotgun sequence genomic region, the following are encoded:
- the cacul1 gene encoding CDK2-associated and cullin domain-containing protein 1 — protein MEAMEDDSFDDHNHNYCASSGGGSSSSSSSSSKARTYPRSQLSDVTCPPVPGGEPATRRGKHLPSSTGSKFMDSDSGSESSEVSETDCTVPPTAEGKFSLDSTSKFLLNAMAVEDYRKNHWPNLEKAIDRLLIQNPTDHISVSYAQIYSYVYKCVCQQHSELLYHDLTMKITNHLQQVSTRLQASPPEDFIENFNVELTQYTASLQCIVPVFMYLNKFYIESKLNRDLREDLMKLFADHVAQIHVDTLMPLLLKAHSMPFQVQPSTMASVVKGLHSLRPDWAQLAPALFSGFIPQINPPAVESLLPDYAAHDQKLQLELSMNGFPRGDQSRKRASDDP, from the exons ATGGAGGCCATGGAAGATGATAGTTTTGACGACCATAACCACAACTATTGTGCGAGCAGCGGAGgcggtagtagtagtagtagtagtagtagcagcaaAGCCCGCACCTATCCGAGGAGCCAGCTCTCCGATGTGACCTGTCCGCCGGTGCCTGGGGGAGAACCCGCCACCCGACGAGGGAAACACTTGCCCAGCAGTACCGGGTCAAAGTTCATGGACTCGGATTCAGGTAGTGAGAGCAGCGAAGTCAGCGAGACTGACTGCACGGTTCCGCCCACCGCCGAGGGAAAATTCAGCCTCGATTCCACCTCCAAGTTCC TTCTTAATGCAATGGCTGTAGAGGACTACCGCAAGAACCACTGGCCCAACCTGGAGAAGGCGATCGACCGTCTGCTCATCCAGAATCCCACGGACCACATCTCTGTTTCTTACGCACAGATATACAG TTACGTCTACAAGTGTGTTTGTCAGCAGCACTCTGAGCTGCTCTACCACGACTTGACCATGAAAATAACAAATCATCTACAACAGGTTTCTACTCGTCTACAG GCCAGCCCACCTGAGGACTTCATTGAGAACTTTAATGTTGAGCTGACGCAATACACTGCCTCTCTTCAATGTATAGTTCCTGTTTTTATGTACTTG AACAAGTTCTACATCGAGTCCAAGCTGAACAGAGACCTGCGAGAGGATCTGATGAAGCTGTTTGCCGATCATGTAGCACAAATACACGTGGACACACTTATGc CTCTCCTCCTCAAGGCGCATTCCATGCCGTTCCAAGTACAGCCATCCACAATGGCCAGCGTGGTTAAAGGCCTTCACAGCCTGCGACCAG ACTGGGCTCAGCTAGCTCCGGCTCTCTTCTCTGggtttattccccaaataaacCCTCCTGCTGTCGAGTCCTTGCTGCCCGACTACGCCGCTCATGACCAGAAGTTGCAGCTGGAGCTCTCAATGAACGGATTTCCACG AGGGGACCAGTCTCGTAAAAGGGCGAGCGACGACCCCTGA
- the sirt1 gene encoding NAD-dependent protein deacetylase sirtuin-1 — MADGEASLGMAFSGGSDIEGPAAKRSKIFPITNNGFKVAHEDPSSCFSAAKESREAAINCTQTVEKKAMPAKAVEQAPAAPGGDNNGLGPLGCEPLQPVMKREDSAGAGTTEDSADVPGQDELSSSRPAGTPDHINEDDDRSSHASSSDWTPQPQIGSYSYIQPHIRDTDPRTILRDLLPETVLPPDLDDMTLWQIIINISEPPKRKKRKDINTLEDVVRLLHESKRILVLTGAGVSVSCGIPDFRSRDGIYARLAVDFPDLPDPQAMFDIEYFRRDPRPFFKFAKEIYPGQFQPSPCHKFISLLDKQGKLLRNYTQNIDTLEQVSGVKRIIQCHGSFATASCLVCKHTVGCESIREDIFNQVVPHCPRCPDIPMAIMKPDIVFFGENLPEMFHRAMKQDKDEVDLLIVIGSSLKVRPVALIPNSIPHEVPQILINREQLPHLNFDVELLGDCDVIVNELCHRLGGDFEQLCYNTVRLTETTEKPPRLPEQPPSEASPAAIDASQEEPRQHSTDSVTMPSEEAESLNVSDTAGNDVPPPEPCPHAQCPSEETAEPSQLPTGDVPKEVAEVKSQSSNLEFRRRCWMSRINRSPISKRLETGQYLFQAPYHYIFHGAEVYSDSEDETSSSCASDSEESDCSAEGGEEDSEPEDADSLAADGETCLRETLQRALANEGTSIVQKDSTPEKTQSTTHL, encoded by the exons ATGGCGGACGGAGAGGCTAGTCTCGGAATGGCCTTTTCAGGCGGATCCGATATCGAAGGACCTGCTGCAAAACGGTCGAAAATCTTTCCGATAACGAACAACGGATTCAAAGTCGCCCACGAAGACCCCTCCTCGTGTTTCTCCGCGGCCAAAGAGAGCCGGGAGGCGGCGATTAATTGTACGCAAACAGTGGAGAAGAAAGCAATGCCGGCGAAGGCGGTTGAGCAGGCCCCGGCAGCGCCAGGCGGAGACAACAATGGACTGGGACCGCTGGGCTGCGAGCCGCTCCAACCGGTCATGAAACGCGAGGACAGCGCTGGAGCGGGAACGACGGAGGACAGCGCTG ATGTCCCCGGACAGGACGAGCTGTCCTCCAGTAGACCCGCCGGCACGCCGGACCACATCAACGAGGACGACGACCGATCCTCGCATGCGAGCTCCAGCGACTGGACTCCTCAACCGCAAATAG GCTCCTACAGTTACATCCAGCCACATATCAGAGACACAGACCCAAGGACCATTCTGAGGGATCTGCTGCCCGAGACTGTACTCCCGCCGGATTTAGACGACATGACATTGTGGCAGATTATCATCAACATCTCAGAACctccaaaaagaaagaagcggAAGGATATCAACACCTTAGAAGATGTTGTCAGGCTACTCCATGAAAGTAAAAGGATCCTTGTGCTGACTGGTGCTGGG gTGTCCGTTTCATGTGGAATACCTGATTTCCGCTCCAGAGATGGAATTTATGCACGGCTTGCTGTAGATTTTCCAGATCTTCCAGACCCTCAAGCTATGTTTGACATTGAATACTTCAGACGGGACCCAAGACCCTTTTTCAAGTTTGCTAAG GAGATCTACCCGGGCCAGTTCCAGCCTTCACCCTGTCACAAATTCATATCTTTGCTGGATAAGCAGGGCAAGCTGCTGCGCaattacacacaaaacattGATACATTAGAACAGGTGTCTGGAGTTAAGCGGATAATCCAGTGTCATG gGTCGTTTGCAACCGCTTCCTGTCTTGTCTGTAAACACACAGTGGGTTGTGAATCTATAAGGGAAGACATCTTTAACCAG GTTGTCCCTCACTGTCCACGCTGTCCAGATATTCCCATGGCCATCATGAAACCTGATATTGTCTTCTTCGGAGAGAATCTTCCAGAAATGTTCCACAGAGCCATGAAACAGGATAAAGATGAGGTGGACCTCTTGATTGTCATCGGCTCTTCACTCAAAGTCCGACCAGTTGCCCTCATCCCAA ACTCCATTCCACATGAAGTGCCTCAGATCCTGATCAATAGGGAGCAGCTGCCTCACCTCAACTTTGACGTGGAGCTCCTTGGTGACTGTGATGTCATAGTAAACGAACTCTGTCACCGGCTGGGTGGAGACTTTGAGCAGCTCTGCTACAATACTGTAAGACTCACGGAGACCACTGAGAAACCCCCTCGGCTACCGGAACAGCCCCCAAGCGAGGCCTCTCCTGCTGCTATTGATGCATCTCAGGAGGAGCCAAGGCAGCACAGTACAGACTCTGTAACGATGCCttcagaggaggcagagagTCTGAATGTCTCGGACACTGCTGGTAATGATGTGCCACCTCCGGAGCCTTGTCCACATGCTCAGTGTCCCAGTGAAGAGACGGCTGAACCGTCACAGTTACCAACCGGAGATGTACCGAAAGAGGTCGCTGAAGTAAAGAGCCAAAGCTCCAACCTCGAATTTCGTAGACGATGCTGGATGAGTCGAATAAACAGAAGTCCAATCAGCAAACGCCTTGAGA CAGGCCAGTACCTGTTTCAAGCGCCGTATCACTATATCTTCCACGGCGCGGAGGTCTACTCCGACTCGGAAGACGAGACGTCGAGCTCCTGTGCCAGTGACAGCGAGGAGTCCGACTGCAgcgcggaggggggggaagaagacagTGAGCCGGAAGACGCCGACTCGCTGGCAGCCGATGGAGAGACGTGCCTCAGAGAAACATTACAGCGCGCTTTAGCCAACGAGGGCACTTCGATTGTGCAGAAAGACAGTACGCctgaaaagacacaaagcaCCACACACCTTTAA
- the dnajc12 gene encoding dnaJ homolog subfamily C member 12, which produces METVLNCKPEDLEDYYLLLGCDELSTHEQILTEYKIRALACHPDKHLNHPTAVADFQKLQEAKEVLCNETKRKNYDLWRRSGVTMSFHDWQALNDTVKTSMHWALRNKKEPMLEASNAESVPSQMEDLHSDQETQRISSYDAIPYTSDYCHRRFRWAADSPSSLLQKFRNYEI; this is translated from the exons ATGGAGACTGTTCTGAACTGCAAACCAGAGGACTTGGAGGATTACTACTTGTTATTAGGATGTGATGAATTGTCGACG CATGAACAGATTCTCACTGAATACAAGATTCGAGCCTTGGCTTGTCATCCAGACAAACACCTCAACCATCCAACAGCAG TGGCAGATTTCCAAAAGCTGCAGGAAGCCAAAGAGGTTTTATGCaatgaaaccaaaagaaaaaactatgACCTTTGGAGAAGAAGTGGAGTAACTATGTCTTTTCATGACTGGCAAGCCTTGAATGACACCGTTAAAACT TCAATGCACTGGGCTTTGAGAAATAAGAAGGAACCAATGTTGGAGGCTTCAAATGCAGAGAGTGTCCCTTCGCAAATGGAGGATCTTCATTCTGACCAAGAAACTCAGAGGATCTCTTCATATGATGCCATTCCTTATACAA GTGATTACTGCCATCGTCGTTTCCGTTGGGCTGCTGACTCCCCATCTAGTCTTTTGCAGAAGTTTAGAAATTACGAAATATAA